One part of the Anaeromyxobacter sp. Fw109-5 genome encodes these proteins:
- a CDS encoding bifunctional nuclease domain-containing protein, which yields MPAAGTISLPLAAAAAGILALVAGGQRTPRATHGGGRVTLELAAVLPMPEGPAGLVVLRDGKSGTVLPLLVPDGDALDLGARSGAAPEGLLGRALEALGARVLGVEIDAVEETSAGARVRLAQAGREIEVAARPSESLALALAAGATISTTKRLLAEAGLTPDELRHAHEALVAETRAPALRL from the coding sequence ATGCCCGCCGCCGGAACCATCTCGCTGCCGCTCGCCGCCGCCGCGGCTGGGATCCTGGCGCTGGTCGCGGGGGGCCAGAGGACGCCGCGGGCGACGCACGGAGGGGGGCGGGTCACGCTCGAGCTCGCGGCCGTGCTGCCGATGCCGGAAGGCCCCGCTGGGCTCGTCGTGCTGCGGGACGGGAAGAGCGGGACGGTGCTCCCCCTGCTCGTGCCCGACGGCGACGCCCTGGACCTGGGGGCGCGATCCGGGGCGGCCCCCGAGGGGCTGCTCGGTCGCGCCCTGGAGGCGCTGGGCGCGCGAGTCCTCGGGGTCGAGATCGACGCCGTCGAGGAGACCTCCGCCGGGGCCCGGGTTCGCCTGGCGCAGGCAGGCCGCGAGATCGAGGTGGCCGCGCGGCCCTCCGAGTCGCTCGCCCTCGCGCTGGCGGCGGGCGCGACCATCTCGACGACCAAGCGGCTGCTCGCCGAGGCGGGGCTCACGCCCGACGAGCTGCGGCACGCGCACGAGGCGCTGGTGGCGGAGACGAGGGCGCCAGCGCTCCGCCTGTGA
- the carA gene encoding glutamine-hydrolyzing carbamoyl-phosphate synthase small subunit, with protein sequence MKQAILALADGTTFEGRAFGATGEATGEVVFNTSMTGYQEILTDPSYVGQMICMTYPEQGNYGVNGPDDESARPHATGFIVKNFAEAPSSFRSERSLESYLVQHGIVGIAGIDTRRLTRHLRTAGSQMGVVATEGSAKALVERARALPGMEGQDLATRISTDRSYGWSETGADAWSDGERPEAKARFHVVAYDWGLKRAMLRLLAEQGCRITVVPARTTAAEALALKPDGVFLTNGPGDPAAVVGARETVAAMIGKVPIFGICLGHQILSLAVGAKTYKLKFGHRGANQPVKDLVTGKVDITVQNHGFAVDDKTLGKHARVTHLNLNDGTVEGLELLDAPAFSVQYHPEASPGPHDARQLFGRFAQLMERAR encoded by the coding sequence ATGAAGCAGGCGATCCTCGCGCTGGCGGACGGCACGACGTTCGAAGGTCGCGCGTTCGGCGCGACCGGGGAGGCGACCGGCGAGGTCGTCTTCAACACGTCGATGACCGGGTATCAGGAGATCCTGACCGACCCCTCGTACGTCGGGCAGATGATCTGCATGACGTACCCGGAGCAGGGGAACTACGGCGTCAACGGGCCCGACGACGAGTCGGCGCGCCCGCACGCGACGGGGTTCATCGTCAAGAACTTCGCCGAGGCGCCGTCGAGCTTCCGCTCGGAGCGGAGCCTCGAGAGCTACCTCGTCCAGCACGGGATCGTCGGGATCGCCGGGATCGACACCCGCCGGCTCACCCGCCACCTGCGCACGGCCGGGTCGCAGATGGGCGTGGTCGCGACGGAGGGGAGCGCGAAGGCGCTCGTCGAGCGCGCCCGCGCGCTGCCCGGGATGGAGGGGCAGGACCTCGCGACGCGCATCTCGACCGACCGGTCCTACGGCTGGAGCGAGACCGGCGCCGACGCGTGGTCCGACGGGGAGCGGCCCGAGGCGAAGGCGCGCTTCCACGTGGTCGCCTACGACTGGGGCCTCAAGCGCGCGATGCTGCGGCTCCTCGCCGAGCAGGGCTGCCGGATCACGGTGGTGCCCGCTCGCACCACCGCCGCGGAGGCGCTGGCGCTGAAGCCGGACGGCGTCTTCCTGACGAACGGCCCGGGCGACCCCGCCGCGGTGGTGGGCGCGCGCGAGACGGTCGCGGCGATGATCGGGAAGGTCCCCATCTTCGGCATCTGCCTCGGTCACCAGATCCTCTCGCTCGCCGTGGGCGCGAAGACCTACAAGCTCAAGTTCGGCCACCGTGGCGCCAACCAGCCGGTGAAGGATCTCGTCACCGGCAAGGTCGACATCACCGTGCAGAACCACGGCTTCGCGGTGGACGACAAGACGCTCGGCAAGCACGCCCGCGTCACGCACCTGAACCTCAACGACGGCACGGTGGAGGGCCTCGAGCTCCTCGACGCGCCCGCCTTCAGCGTCCAGTACCACCCCGAGGCGTCGCCCGGCCCGCACGACGCGCGCCAGCTCTTCGGGCGGTTCGCGCAGCTCATGGAGCGCGCGCGATGA
- a CDS encoding dihydroorotase, with product MAEVLFIEGGRVIDPASGTDGVRTVVVRDGKVAEVAARLERPRDARAIDARGKWVTPGFIDLHVHLREPGQEYKETIATGARAAVAGGFTAVCAMPNTKPVNDNASVTELVLARAAAAGLARVYPVGAISKGSNGEELAEYGELLASGCVALSDDGRPVLSAALMRRALEYARAFGLPLTVHEEELQLVGKGVMHEGAASTRLGLKGIPGAAEDVMVLRDIALVELTGGRLHVAHVSTKGAVRAIRDAKARGLPVTGEVTPHHLALTDEDVAASGYSTDYKMNPPLRSAEDVRACREGLADGTLDAIATDHAPHSAVEKDVEFDAAANGITGLETAFPVCLDLVRAGALSERRLVEALTSGPARAFGLAGGTLAAGVPADVAVLDPVAEWTVDPARMYSKSRNTPWKGRRLTGRCLITIVGGRIVHEEGRTER from the coding sequence ATGGCTGAGGTGCTCTTCATCGAGGGCGGGCGGGTCATCGATCCCGCGAGCGGGACGGACGGCGTCCGCACGGTGGTCGTCCGCGACGGGAAGGTCGCGGAGGTCGCCGCGCGCCTGGAGCGGCCGCGCGACGCCCGCGCGATCGACGCGCGCGGCAAGTGGGTGACGCCGGGGTTCATCGATCTGCACGTGCACCTGCGCGAGCCGGGCCAGGAGTACAAGGAGACGATCGCGACCGGCGCGCGCGCGGCGGTGGCGGGCGGCTTCACGGCCGTGTGCGCGATGCCGAACACGAAGCCGGTCAACGACAACGCCTCCGTGACCGAGCTCGTGCTCGCCCGCGCCGCGGCCGCGGGCCTCGCGCGCGTCTACCCGGTGGGCGCGATCTCGAAGGGCTCGAACGGCGAGGAGCTGGCCGAGTACGGGGAGCTGCTCGCCTCGGGCTGCGTGGCGCTCTCCGACGACGGCCGGCCGGTGCTCTCCGCGGCGCTCATGCGGCGCGCGCTCGAGTACGCGAGGGCGTTCGGCCTGCCGCTCACGGTCCACGAGGAGGAGCTCCAGCTCGTCGGCAAGGGCGTGATGCACGAGGGCGCCGCCTCGACGCGCCTCGGCCTGAAGGGGATCCCCGGCGCGGCCGAGGACGTGATGGTGCTCCGCGACATCGCGCTCGTGGAGCTCACCGGCGGTCGCCTGCACGTCGCGCACGTCTCGACGAAGGGCGCGGTGCGCGCCATCCGCGACGCCAAGGCGCGCGGCCTCCCGGTCACCGGCGAGGTCACCCCGCACCACCTCGCGCTCACCGACGAGGACGTCGCGGCGTCCGGCTACTCGACCGACTACAAGATGAACCCGCCGCTCCGCTCCGCGGAGGACGTGCGGGCGTGCCGCGAGGGGCTCGCCGACGGGACCCTCGACGCGATCGCCACCGACCACGCGCCCCACTCGGCGGTGGAGAAGGACGTGGAGTTCGACGCCGCCGCCAACGGGATCACCGGGCTCGAGACGGCCTTCCCCGTCTGCCTGGACCTCGTCCGAGCGGGCGCGCTGAGCGAGCGCCGCCTCGTGGAGGCGCTGACCTCCGGGCCGGCGCGGGCGTTCGGCCTCGCGGGGGGGACCCTCGCGGCCGGGGTGCCGGCGGACGTGGCGGTGCTCGATCCCGTGGCGGAGTGGACGGTCGACCCGGCTCGGATGTACTCGAAGAGCCGGAACACGCCGTGGAAGGGACGGCGCCTCACCGGGCGTTGTCTGATCACCATCGTGGGCGGCCGGATCGTCCACGAGGAGGGCAGGACGGAAAGATGA
- a CDS encoding aspartate carbamoyltransferase catalytic subunit, whose product MIGRHKHCISLAEYSREEILEVLDLAVSMKEVLQRPIKKVPSLRGKSVVNLFFEASTRTRSSFEIAAKVLSADALNWTASASSVTKGETLVDTARNLEAMRPDVLVIRHSAGGAPRLVAEHVGCSVVSAGDGAHEHPSQGLLDCFTLREKLGTLEGKTIAIVGDISHSRVARSDLHAMTKLGARVRLCGPPTMIPAGIEALGATVRTQLREAVEGADAVVMLRIQHERIGDPLIPGTREYSKLWGLNAKKAAEWLRPECVILHPGPINRGVELSPEVADGPQSVILDQVQNGVAVRMAILYLLAGGNPADAGEAKA is encoded by the coding sequence GTGATCGGCCGTCACAAGCACTGCATCTCCCTCGCGGAGTACTCGCGCGAGGAGATCCTCGAGGTCCTCGACCTCGCCGTCTCCATGAAGGAGGTCCTCCAGCGACCGATCAAGAAGGTGCCGAGCCTGCGCGGCAAGTCGGTGGTGAACCTCTTCTTCGAGGCGTCCACGCGCACGCGGAGCTCGTTCGAGATCGCCGCCAAGGTCCTCTCCGCGGACGCGCTCAACTGGACGGCCTCCGCCTCGTCCGTCACCAAGGGCGAGACCCTCGTCGACACCGCGCGCAACCTCGAGGCGATGCGGCCGGACGTGCTCGTCATCCGGCACTCGGCCGGCGGCGCGCCGCGGCTCGTCGCCGAGCACGTGGGCTGCTCGGTGGTCTCGGCGGGCGACGGCGCCCACGAGCACCCGAGCCAGGGGCTCCTCGACTGCTTCACCCTGCGCGAGAAGCTCGGCACGCTCGAGGGGAAGACGATCGCCATCGTCGGCGACATCTCCCACTCGCGCGTCGCGCGCTCCGACCTCCACGCCATGACCAAGCTCGGCGCGCGCGTCCGGCTGTGCGGCCCGCCCACCATGATCCCCGCCGGCATCGAGGCGCTCGGCGCCACCGTGCGCACCCAGCTGCGCGAGGCGGTCGAAGGGGCCGACGCCGTCGTGATGCTGCGCATCCAGCACGAGCGGATCGGCGATCCGCTGATCCCGGGGACGCGCGAGTACTCGAAGCTGTGGGGCCTCAACGCCAAGAAGGCCGCGGAGTGGCTGCGGCCCGAGTGCGTGATCCTCCACCCCGGCCCGATCAACCGCGGCGTGGAGCTCTCGCCCGAGGTGGCGGACGGACCGCAGAGCGTCATCCTCGACCAGGTGCAGAACGGGGTGGCGGTCCGGATGGCGATCCTGTACCTGCTCGCCGGCGGCAACCCCGCCGACGCGGGCGAGGCGAAGGCGTGA
- the pyrR gene encoding bifunctional pyr operon transcriptional regulator/uracil phosphoribosyltransferase PyrR: MNAQELQRGIRRLAEEVADRAKASGAARDLAIVGIRRGGVHLAQRLRAELARLLGAEPPLGTLDIALYRDDLSERGAAPIIGPTDIRFPIAGKLIVLVDDVLYTGRTVRAALDELVDFGRPRAVWLAVLVDRGGRELPIAADFVGVRLQVADEDVVEVRLTEGGAAQDDVVVKRRGT, translated from the coding sequence ATGAACGCACAGGAGCTGCAGCGGGGGATCCGGCGGCTGGCGGAGGAGGTGGCCGACCGCGCCAAGGCGTCGGGAGCGGCGCGCGACCTCGCCATCGTCGGCATCCGCCGCGGCGGGGTGCACCTCGCCCAGCGGCTGCGCGCGGAGCTCGCCCGGCTCCTCGGCGCGGAGCCGCCGCTCGGCACCCTCGACATCGCGCTCTATCGCGACGATCTCTCGGAGCGGGGCGCCGCGCCCATCATCGGCCCGACGGACATCCGCTTCCCGATCGCGGGCAAGCTCATCGTCCTCGTGGACGACGTGCTCTACACCGGGCGGACCGTCCGCGCCGCGCTCGACGAGCTCGTGGACTTCGGCCGCCCTCGCGCGGTCTGGCTCGCCGTGCTCGTAGACCGCGGCGGACGCGAGCTGCCCATCGCCGCCGACTTCGTCGGCGTCCGGCTCCAGGTCGCGGACGAGGACGTCGTCGAGGTGCGGCTCACCGAGGGCGGCGCCGCGCAGGACGACGTGGTCGTGAAGAGGAGGGGCACGTGA
- the lepB gene encoding signal peptidase I — MDRAARRLARARKDARRFARDARRLAARHARQLGAARAEIDAAAEEVERAAEEGTSERLSTALRALDAQWEAHLARRARPLWREYAESTLAAVLVALTLRGFVVEAFRIPSGSMVPTLLVGDHIFVSKLAYAIRVPFTHLRLVELGVPRRGDVIVFENPLDPTKDYVKRVVGVPGDVLELREQVLVVNGVPQPRSASGELAYEERSDVTGAVFNDTCRRYREALARGELTRPDGEAAADAEASWQSGAAAGVATYDVLQCRRARLAQTEGPFEIVRPGHVFVLGDNRDRSADSRGEGGWQVPLDHIAGRATLVFWSWGDGGGLLGDRRGPRIERLFKRIE; from the coding sequence GTGGACCGCGCCGCCCGCCGGCTCGCCCGCGCTCGCAAGGACGCGCGCCGCTTCGCGCGGGACGCCCGGCGGCTCGCCGCCCGGCACGCACGCCAGCTGGGCGCGGCGCGGGCGGAGATCGACGCCGCGGCGGAGGAGGTCGAGCGGGCCGCGGAGGAGGGGACGTCCGAGCGCCTCTCGACCGCGCTGCGCGCCCTCGACGCGCAGTGGGAGGCGCACCTGGCGCGCCGCGCGCGCCCGCTGTGGCGCGAGTACGCGGAGTCCACGCTCGCCGCGGTGCTCGTGGCCTTGACGCTGCGCGGCTTCGTGGTCGAGGCGTTCCGCATCCCCTCGGGGTCGATGGTCCCCACGCTGCTCGTCGGCGACCACATCTTCGTGTCGAAGCTCGCCTACGCGATCCGCGTCCCGTTCACCCACCTGCGGCTCGTCGAGCTGGGCGTCCCGCGCCGCGGCGACGTCATCGTGTTCGAGAACCCGCTCGACCCCACGAAGGACTACGTGAAGCGCGTGGTGGGCGTGCCCGGCGACGTCCTCGAGCTCCGCGAGCAGGTGCTGGTCGTGAACGGCGTGCCGCAGCCGCGCTCCGCCTCCGGCGAGCTCGCCTACGAGGAGCGGAGCGACGTCACGGGCGCCGTCTTCAACGACACCTGCCGCCGCTACCGGGAGGCGCTGGCCCGCGGCGAGCTGACGCGGCCGGACGGCGAGGCCGCCGCGGACGCGGAGGCGAGCTGGCAGAGCGGGGCCGCCGCCGGGGTGGCCACCTACGACGTGCTCCAGTGCCGCAGGGCCCGGCTCGCCCAGACGGAGGGGCCGTTCGAGATCGTCCGTCCCGGCCACGTGTTCGTGCTCGGGGACAACCGCGACCGGTCCGCCGACAGCCGCGGCGAGGGCGGCTGGCAGGTCCCCCTGGACCACATCGCCGGTCGGGCGACCCTGGTGTTCTGGAGCTGGGGCGACGGCGGGGGCCTCCTCGGCGACCGCCGCGGCCCGCGCATCGAGCGGCTTTTCAAGCGCATCGAGTAG